From Arachis stenosperma cultivar V10309 chromosome 2, arast.V10309.gnm1.PFL2, whole genome shotgun sequence, one genomic window encodes:
- the LOC130958845 gene encoding pentatricopeptide repeat-containing protein At1g12775, mitochondrial-like, which yields MTNNRRCGLLKLVSLRNASHSSSNAKPDSHLAATLTAKKSVSGFHTNIDDAVAFFIRLINEHRTPSQLELGKILMSVVNMKEYPTAIFLFAQMEFKGIAPSMISLSMLINCFCRLGQMNSAFSALAKIIKMGHELNIITLTTLIKGFCINGKVREALRFHDKLISLGFQLDEVSYGILISSLCKMGQARAAMELLQKLECYTVKPNIVMYRTIIDGLCKDGLVNETQNLFLEMISRGVYPDVVSYNSLMHGLCCTGRLKEATQLLNDMVVKDINPDVCTYNILVDALCKDRRIIEAKQVFDMLMDRGIKPDVVTYNTLIYGYILIGKVDEAASLFGDMKKIGLALCVWSYSIMINGYCKHKRLDEAVTLLKEMPQRNLIPSTVTYNSLIDGFCKSGRIPDVQNLLEDMYARGQSPNIITYNILLDSLCKGSHLDVAIELFQKIFGKGGWSLCHTPY from the coding sequence ATGACAAACAACAGAAGATGTGGCCTTCTCAAACTTGTTTCTCTTCGTAATGCTTCTCACTCTTCCTCAAATGCAAAACCTGACTCCCATTTGGCAGCAACATTAACCGCTAAGAAGAGTGTTTCTGGGTTCCACACTAACATTGATGATGCTGTTGCCTTTTTCATTCGCCTCATTAATGAGCACCGCACTCCATCTCAACTCGAACTTGGTAAGATTTTGATGTCTGTTGTTAACATGAAAGAATATCCCACTGCTATTTTTCTCTTTGCACAAATGGAGTTTAAGGGTATCGCTCCTTCCATGATTAGTCTGAGCATGTTGATCAATTGTTTTTGCCGTTTGGGTCAAATGAATTCTGCTTTCTCTGCATTGGCCAAGATTATCAAGATGGGTCATGAATTGAATATCATAACACTGACCACACTCATCAAAGGGTTCTGTATAAACGGCAAGGTTAGGGAAGCCCTACGGTTTCATGACAAACTAATATCTCTAGGTTTTCAGCTTGATGAGGTTAGTTATGGGATCTTAATTAGTAGTCTATGTAAAATGGGGCAAGCAAGAGCCGCCATGGAGCTTTTGCAAAAGCTAGAGTGTTATACAGTTAAGCCTAACATAGTAATGTACAGAACAATTATTGATGGATTGTGTAAAGATGGTCTTGTAAATGAGACACAAAATTTGTTCCTAGAGATGATTTCTCGAGGAGTTTATCCTGATGTTGTCTCATACAATTCTCTGATGCATGGTTTGTGTTGTACCGGTCGTTTAAAAGAAGCAACTCAATTGTTGAATGATATGGTTGTTAAAGACATTAACCCAGATGTATGTACCTATAACATTCTAGTCGATGCATTATGTAAAGATCGAAGAATAATAGAAGCCAAACAAGTGTTTGATATGTTGATGGACAGAGGAATCAAGCCTGATGTAGTCACATACAATACATTAATATATGGATACATTTTAATTGGCAAAGTGGATGAAGCAGCAAGTTTATTTGGTGATATGAAGAAAATTGGTCTGGCTCTTTGTGTCTGGAGTTATAGTATTATGATAAATGGATATTGTAAACACAAAAGATTGGATGAAGCTGTAACACTCCTTAAAGAGATGCCCCAGAGAAATTTGATTCCAAGTACCGTAACATATAATTCTCTTATTGATGGCTTTTGCAAATCAGGGAGAATACCTGATGTGCAAAATCTTCTTGAGGATATGTATGCTAGAGGCCAGTCCCCAAATATTATTACTTACAATATCTTGTTGGACAGTTTATGTAAAGGTAGTCATCTTGATGTTGCAAttgaattatttcagaaaattttTGGCAAGGGGGGTTGGTCCTTATGCCATACACCATACTGA